The Vibrio tubiashii genome includes a window with the following:
- a CDS encoding BatD family protein: MNKQNRLTVALFALLVTFVSPLALATNVLATVSKNKVVKNEVFQLRIVVDKKVSSDALDFSSLEQDFYLGRPSFGSSVNIINGDRSTRSEWNITLAAQRLGVATIPAFTLDGASSKPIDIQVSVDSNEPKISDLIEVQSQLSKSQLYPNESATLTTRLIVKADPRRLQNPNVIPPKTQGISLVALGEPKQYQSVLDGVEVTVLDQSYRVTADAAGEFTLSGIGFKGSVVYGDNRTGTTKLVSANTPAKQFTIKVKPIPADYKGKWLPAASLSLSQQWQDSNGEQIDASIEYSTRVGESITREINLDIQGLANERFPEIKVSYPNSVRVYQEKPKFSEMANGVTRMTIKQVIIAEQEGEVKLNDIKLNWWNSSDSSAQESVLSGLSLNVAPASALNNEPISSPATPQPTTKTITVTEPGYWPYLTALFAVLWLATLVLLLRTRQKSPHINTQVQQTSTTADKLVNALKQDDKVKVSFLVRTWLDEHSYISPELKQKIDKQVAEMNQSQYSNSSQNWQASELIALIKQAEKRTGSSRHKDQLPPL; this comes from the coding sequence ATGAATAAGCAAAATAGACTGACTGTTGCCCTATTTGCTCTGCTAGTCACTTTTGTCAGCCCACTGGCTTTGGCAACTAACGTGTTGGCAACAGTGAGTAAAAACAAAGTGGTCAAGAATGAAGTGTTTCAACTTCGCATTGTGGTGGACAAAAAGGTGTCATCGGACGCGCTAGATTTTAGCTCGCTTGAGCAAGATTTTTATCTAGGTCGTCCGAGTTTTGGTAGTTCAGTCAATATCATTAACGGCGACCGCTCTACTCGAAGTGAATGGAACATTACTCTCGCGGCTCAGCGTTTGGGGGTTGCAACTATTCCCGCTTTCACTCTAGATGGCGCATCTTCAAAACCAATTGACATCCAAGTATCTGTAGATAGTAACGAGCCGAAAATTAGCGACTTGATTGAAGTGCAAAGTCAGTTGAGCAAGTCTCAGCTCTACCCAAATGAAAGCGCGACACTGACAACGAGATTGATCGTTAAAGCGGATCCACGTCGTCTACAGAATCCAAATGTTATTCCGCCAAAAACGCAAGGGATTTCGCTAGTAGCGCTAGGCGAGCCAAAACAGTACCAAAGTGTGCTAGACGGCGTTGAAGTGACGGTATTGGATCAAAGTTATCGCGTCACTGCTGATGCTGCCGGAGAGTTCACCTTGAGTGGAATCGGATTTAAAGGCAGCGTTGTGTATGGCGACAACCGCACTGGGACCACTAAACTGGTATCAGCCAATACCCCGGCCAAACAGTTCACAATTAAGGTAAAGCCAATCCCCGCTGATTACAAAGGCAAATGGCTCCCTGCTGCATCGCTTTCACTGTCGCAGCAATGGCAAGATTCAAATGGCGAGCAAATTGATGCTTCTATCGAATACTCAACTCGCGTCGGTGAGTCCATCACTCGTGAAATAAACCTTGATATTCAAGGTCTAGCCAATGAGCGTTTTCCTGAAATCAAAGTTAGTTACCCTAACTCTGTTAGAGTGTATCAAGAGAAACCAAAGTTCAGCGAAATGGCCAATGGCGTTACACGCATGACCATTAAGCAAGTCATCATCGCCGAGCAAGAAGGTGAGGTTAAGCTTAACGACATCAAGCTAAACTGGTGGAACAGCAGCGATAGTTCAGCCCAAGAGTCCGTTTTGAGCGGGTTAAGTCTTAATGTTGCCCCAGCTTCTGCACTGAACAATGAGCCAATTAGTTCACCTGCCACGCCCCAACCAACAACCAAAACCATTACGGTTACTGAGCCAGGTTACTGGCCTTATCTCACTGCGCTGTTCGCTGTGTTGTGGTTAGCGACTTTAGTACTTTTACTTAGAACGCGTCAAAAGTCACCTCACATTAATACTCAAGTGCAGCAAACAAGCACTACAGCAGATAAGCTTGTTAACGCTCTAAAACAAGATGACAAAGTCAAAGTTAGCTTTTTAGTGAGAACTTGGTTAGATGAGCACTCTTATATCAGCCCTGAGCTTAAACAAAAGATCGATAAACAAGTCGCTGAGATGAACCAAAGCCAATACTCAAACTCCAGTCAAAACTGGCAAGCGAGCGAACTGATCGCACTTATCAAACAAGCAGAAAAACGAACTGGTTCAAGTCGACACAAAGACCAGCTCCCACCTCTATAA
- a CDS encoding porin family protein, with translation MKKVLSVAAVALALSATAAQAHEGLYVGGNFQMGNFNLEAPSEINPVIKNAIDGKYTAATVNLVAGYDFNQYLAVEGRVGLPSSSESSMAYGVTLEGKPQTSYAVFGKGTLPITEMFSVYAMAGVGSSPYKVEAKLGSESVSAKFDKVSLQYAAGVEVNFTQQIAMTAEYGMHGYGKQDIGGKEAKYDTTGFNIGVKYKF, from the coding sequence ATGAAAAAGGTTCTTTCTGTAGCAGCAGTAGCACTAGCTCTTTCAGCAACAGCAGCACAAGCTCACGAAGGTCTGTACGTTGGCGGTAACTTCCAAATGGGTAACTTTAACTTGGAAGCTCCAAGTGAAATTAACCCAGTAATTAAAAATGCAATTGACGGTAAGTACACAGCAGCGACAGTTAATTTAGTAGCGGGTTACGATTTTAACCAATACCTAGCCGTTGAAGGTCGTGTTGGTCTTCCTTCTTCGTCAGAATCGTCAATGGCATACGGTGTTACCTTAGAAGGTAAGCCTCAGACTTCTTACGCTGTGTTTGGTAAAGGTACATTACCGATTACTGAGATGTTTAGCGTCTATGCAATGGCAGGTGTCGGCTCTTCCCCATATAAGGTTGAAGCTAAACTAGGTAGCGAATCAGTCTCTGCGAAGTTCGACAAAGTTAGCTTACAATATGCTGCAGGCGTTGAAGTAAACTTTACTCAACAAATTGCTATGACTGCTGAGTATGGTATGCACGGTTACGGTAAGCAAGACATTGGTGGTAAAGAAGCTAAATACGATACAACTGGTTTCAATATCGGCGTTAAGTACAAGTTCTAA